A genomic window from Agrobacterium tumefaciens includes:
- a CDS encoding TIGR02300 family protein, giving the protein MAKAELGTKRTDPDTGKKFYDLNRDPVVSPYTGKSWPLSFFEESTAQAKMEQAEEEEVAEVDTENTEVELVSLEDADGDNSGDEIPDMGDDDDVEIDDDDDTFLEADEDDDDDDMSGIIGVTGDDEEA; this is encoded by the coding sequence GTGGCAAAAGCGGAACTTGGTACCAAGCGCACCGACCCCGATACCGGCAAGAAGTTCTACGATCTGAACCGCGACCCGGTCGTTTCTCCCTATACCGGCAAGTCCTGGCCGCTCTCCTTCTTTGAGGAAAGCACCGCCCAGGCCAAGATGGAGCAGGCTGAAGAAGAGGAAGTGGCGGAAGTCGATACCGAAAACACGGAAGTCGAACTCGTATCGCTGGAAGACGCCGACGGAGACAACAGCGGCGACGAGATCCCGGATATGGGCGACGACGACGACGTGGAAATCGACGACGATGACGACACCTTCCTCGAAGCCGACGAAGACGATGATGATGACGACATGTCCGGCATCATCGGCGTAACGGGCGACGACGAAGAAGCTTGA
- a CDS encoding thermonuclease family protein → MVRQVATLLFQITLVVSLGVAGIRIASLVNGEAGYATAGLAANTEMLWTTSPVRVDPRRQNYERIPTPPDLYPLKMHADQRLRVVASNRFTFKGQEFRLAGVEEVDRNRVCAGSDGRRYACGLNAFKALENRLRGRYLECRVVEEGAAARSIECRINGQDVRALLQ, encoded by the coding sequence ATGGTCCGGCAGGTCGCAACGTTGCTTTTTCAGATCACGCTGGTCGTGAGCCTCGGTGTCGCGGGCATCCGTATCGCCTCGCTCGTGAACGGCGAGGCCGGATATGCGACGGCAGGCCTTGCCGCCAACACGGAAATGCTGTGGACGACCTCACCGGTGCGGGTCGATCCTCGTCGCCAAAACTATGAACGCATCCCGACGCCGCCCGATCTCTATCCCCTCAAAATGCATGCGGATCAGCGCCTGCGCGTGGTTGCCAGCAACCGCTTCACTTTCAAGGGGCAGGAATTCCGGCTGGCGGGCGTGGAGGAAGTCGATCGCAACCGGGTCTGCGCGGGTTCCGATGGCCGCCGTTATGCCTGCGGCCTGAACGCTTTCAAGGCGCTGGAGAACCGATTGCGCGGGAGATATCTCGAATGCCGCGTGGTGGAGGAGGGTGCCGCTGCCCGTTCTATCGAATGCCGGATCAACGGACAGGATGTGCGGGCATTATTGCAATAG